Proteins from a genomic interval of Lycium ferocissimum isolate CSIRO_LF1 chromosome 2, AGI_CSIRO_Lferr_CH_V1, whole genome shotgun sequence:
- the LOC132047824 gene encoding uncharacterized protein LOC132047824 — translation MAIKYFNFRWKIGGILVSEVGPTFVGGRTEHSFNVDFDHLSIPELKDLAKEFGVNKLGTTYIAPKGGNLIKLTTDRDLLDLGVLLNDGETIEIYVCNDSSFEDGRPNGQHVTGGFKSLFQTLLKGLKIQERKIFASGEEVGDNANSSSDEELVNGSDSELSEDYESEVHEELRVVKEDLREYKKNKAVRVVAKEKVDGFLGEAGVDEGYEDIDRGRTNLRDKLGGDDDEPYYDSSDVGSFVSESDAEPVSDDDGVEGGTEMRQRRKSNRIVYDPDCEKVIWKVGQVFQNVKEFREALTKYALKKGVQLDKKKNHTRRVRVKCKTGCP, via the exons ATGGCTATTAAGTACTTTAATTTTAGATGGAAAATTGGTGGTATCTTGGTGAGTGAAGTAGGGCCAACTTTTGTTGGGGGTAGGACTGAACATTCCTTTAATGTTGACTTTGATCATTTGTCTATCCCTGAATTGAAAGATCTTGCTAAAGAATTTGGGGTTAATAAGTTAGGAACAACTTATATTGCACCTAAGGGTGGTAATTTGATAAAATTAACAACAGACAGAGATTTATTAGACTTAGGAGTACTGTTGAATGATGGGGAGACAATAGAGATTTATGTGTGCAATGACTCATCTTTTGAGGATGGGCGGCCTAATGGACAGCATGTGACTGGTGGGTTT AAATCCCTTTTCCAAACTCTTTTGAAGGGGCTGAAAATACAAGAGAGAAAGATCTTTGCTAGTGGTGAAGAGGTTGGAGACAATGCCAACTCTTCCTCTGATGAAGAATTAGTGAATGGGTCTGATTCTGAACTTTCTGAGGATTATGAAAGTGAGGTTCATGAAGAACTTAGGGTGGTGAAAGAAGATCTAAGggaatacaagaaaaataaagctGTTAGGGTTGTTGCTAAGGAGAAAGTAGATGGTTTTTTAGGTGAAGCTGGAGTAGATGAAGGCTATGAAGACATTGATAGAGGCAGAACAAATCTGAGGGATAAATTAggaggtgatgatgatgagccaTATTATGACTCATCAGATGTAGGTAGTTTTGTTAGTGAATCTGATGCTGAACCTGTCAGTGATGATGATGGAGTTGAAGGAGGGACTGAAATGAGGCAAAGAAGAAAGAGTAATAGGATTGTGTATGATCCTGATTGTGAGAAAGTTATTTGGAAGGTTGGTCAAGTCTTTCAAAACGTAAAAGAGTTCAGAGAAGCCTTGACCAAATATGCATTGAAAAAAGGGGTCCAGCTGGACAAGAAGAAGAATCACACAAGGAGGGTTAGGGTTAAGTGCAAGACAGGCTGTCCTTAG